A genomic stretch from Ovis canadensis isolate MfBH-ARS-UI-01 breed Bighorn chromosome 5, ARS-UI_OviCan_v2, whole genome shotgun sequence includes:
- the SMIM7 gene encoding small integral membrane protein 7 isoform X2, with the protein MCLSPPSPRFPLPVLTDAPAVTMIGDILLFGTLLMNAGAVLNFKLKKKDTQGFGEESREPSTGDNIREFLLSLRYFRIFIALWNVFMMFCMIVLFGS; encoded by the exons ATgtgtctctcccctccctccccgagGTTTCCGCTTCCTGTTCTGACGGACGCGCCTGCCGTAACGATGATCGGGGACATCCTGCTGTTTGG GACGTTGCTGATGAACGCCGGGGCGGTACTCAACTTTAAGCT GAAAAAGAAGGACACGCAGGGCTTTGGGGAGGAGTCGAGGGAGCCCAGCACAG gtgacaaCATCCGGGAGTTCCTGCTGAGCCTCAGATACTTTCGAATCTTCATCGCGCTGTGGAACGTTTTCATGATGTTCTGCATGATCGT
- the SMIM7 gene encoding small integral membrane protein 7 isoform X1, translating into MAVVIAMICGASGGPGRITELLEVTANQRKKKDTQGFGEESREPSTGDNIREFLLSLRYFRIFIALWNVFMMFCMIVLFGS; encoded by the exons ATGGCTGTAGTCATAGCTATGATTTGCGGGGCAAGTGGTGGTCCAGGGAGGATCACTGAACTGCTCGAAGTCACAGCAAACCAGCG GAAAAAGAAGGACACGCAGGGCTTTGGGGAGGAGTCGAGGGAGCCCAGCACAG gtgacaaCATCCGGGAGTTCCTGCTGAGCCTCAGATACTTTCGAATCTTCATCGCGCTGTGGAACGTTTTCATGATGTTCTGCATGATCGT